The bacterium DNA window GAAGATGTTCTTCTTCTATGCCATGATTATCCGAGATATGCACATCGATTATTCTTTTACCGGAGAGTTTGATAACCTCTATAAGGTTTTCTTTAATATTTGAATGGTTGGTATCTACGCAGATAGCCATACTGTTGCTTTTGAAGCTGTCGACAAACTCAATGATTTCGCGCGCAGTTGGATACTTATCCTGACTTTTGGATTAACTTTCATCGTATACCTCCAGTTTTCAGCTTTCTACATGATTTTCTTTTTACCAGCTCAGCCATAACGCTAATAGCTACGGCATTTTCTTCTTTCCCTTCTATGATGTCGGTAAGTCTTGCTGCTGCAAGTTTTCCTATCTCTTCTTTTAGAACTCTCATTGTAGTCAGGGGAGGGTCGCTGTATCTTGCAATCTCTATGTCGTCAAAACCGATTATGCTTATATCATCGGGAATCCTGAGGCCTTTTTCTCTGATAGCTCTCATAGCATTTATGGCAATAATATCATTTCCGGCAAAGATAGCTGTCGGTAACGGGGAAGTGCTTAGTATCTTTTTCATAGCCCGATATCCGCCGTCTGATATAAAATCAACCACTTTAACTATGGATTGGTCGTATTCAAGGCCAAGAGCGTCGATAACCAGCTTATATCCTCTAAACCTGCCTATATGAAGTGATTGGTCTTGTAGCTGTTGAAAAATGATTGCAATTCTGCGGTGTCCAAGTGACGCAAGATATTCAACTGCCATGTAGGCACTGTTTATGTTATCTGTCGAAATAGAATCTATCCCTTTAATAATATGAGTATCGATAATGACCATTGGAATAGTGAGCTTCTTTAATTTAAGGATGTATTTTGGCATTATATGTCCCATTACCAGTAGACCCTTAATTTCTTTCTCTAGGACAGGGCGGGGTATAAGAAGTTTTTTCTGGTCATCTTCACTGACGGAGAAACTTGCCAGATGAGTTCTCTGCTTTTTGAGCTGTCTCTGAATTCCATTGAAAACCTTTACCATAAACGGATCAGAAGGAATCTTTGCAAAAATTGTGCAGAATAAAAATCCGATATTGATAATTTCTTCGTCTCGAGCAGGTTCTGTTACAACTATTCCCTTACCCTGCCATGAAGTCAGCAGGCCTTGTCTGGATAATTTATCAGTGGTTTTTCTGACTGAGTTGTAAGATATTTTATATTTTTTGCTTAGTTCACGTACGGGAAGCAAAAAATCACCTGGCTTTAACAGACCCTTCTGTATCTGTTCCAGTAGATCCCTTTCCAGGCTGTCTGTAACCGAACTGCTTTTGAGTATCACCACTGTATTTTGTCCTTATGAGATAGTCATTATTTAATCAGTATTGAATTACAATCGAATTATAACATAGATAGAATTGATGTCAAGAAAAATCTGTATATTTCAGGAGCATCCACAAAAAGTGGGCATTGAAATTCATAAGTAGCTTTAGTTGAGTAAGATGTGTGAATCAAGAAGTGAAACAATAATTCTTTCAGATTCTTGTTATTATTATAAAAATCGGTATAATAAATCTATCAACTTAATATGCGCCTGTAGCTCAGATGGATAGAGCGCTGGGTTGCGGACCCAAAGGTCGGAGGTTCAAATCCTCTCAGGCGTGCCAGAGTTCAGTAAACAGTCTAGATTTTTAGATCAGGAGAGGTCGCGTAGCCTGGCTTAGCGCGCACGCTTGGAAAGCGTGTAACTCGAAAGGGTTCGAGGGTTCAAATCCCTCCCTCTCCGCCAGTTTATCTCAGCTTCTTTCATTCACGGTGTCTTTTTCCAAGAAGTATAATATCTCGTAGCCCTTCGATGCTTTTAGCATGTAACCAGTCTTTGTCAAAGTTTGCATCTTGGGTAATTTGTGCAATTGCTGATAAAGCGCGCAGATGAAAATTCCTTTCATCACGTGTGCCAACTAATATGAATACAGCATAAACAGGAGTTGACGATTCTATAAAGTTAATGCCAGCTTCACATCTTACTATAACCAGTTCGAATTTGTGCTTGCCGTCAATAATTATATGTGGAATTGCCAATCCTGGCTTTATTACTGTTGTTGAAGTTTTCTCCCGCGCAATTAAAGAATCGAGCACTTGCTTTGCGTCCATGTTTAATCTGCTAGCGAGTTTTTCTGCAATAATTGCGAAGAATTCTTTAAGTGTAGCTTGTTTTGTTATATCAATTACTTTGCATCTTTTTACTAATTCGTCAAATCTGTCTTCTATTATTTTGTCCCGTTCTTTTAGAACTTCGCGTAGCTCAGCTCCTAATGAATCACCTGCAATCTCTTTGGCAGTTATACGCTCAACAATATGTATTAAAGCGGACTTGCGCATGGATATCTTACGAACATAGATTCTATGCCATAGAATACAGGCAAGTATAAAGCTTCCCGTTCCAAGGATAGCTATAGTGCCCATCTCATATATTAGAAACCCATAACAGATGATTCCTGCTATTTGTAACCAGGGATACAATGGCGAGCGGAATGTTGGCTTGTAATTTAGGATTTTGCTTTCACGCATAACAATGCATGCTAGGAACGCAAATATAAATAATACGAGCTGCATGGTGGAGGCTACTTTTACAAGATTTTCAAGATTTAGAAAAAGCATCACTATTATCATGAAAATTCCTGTAAATATTATAGAAAAGTGCGGTGTGTTAAATCGTTTGTTTATATTTGCAAGAAATCCTGGCAGAAGCTGATCACGGCTCATTGCCATAGGAAAACGTGATGCAGCCAGTATACCCGCATTAGCAGTAGTAATAAAAGCAAGTATTGCAGCGATTGCCATAACCAAGCTGCCAATTTTACCAAATATCTTATATCCACCAGTTGATATTGGAGTCAGGGAATGCGCCAGTTCATGCTTGTCAAGCAAGCCCACTGTTACAAAAATTGCTAAACCATAAAGAAGCAGTACAACGCAAAATGCCAGTATCATTCCGTACGGGATGTTCTTTGTTGGATTTTTTACCTCTTCTGCAACACTTGCAACCTTTGTCAATCCACAGAACGATATAAAGACCATACCGGCTGCTGCAAACAGCGCGTGCTTATCAGACAGCATGAAAGGAGTGTATCTATTGACATCAATAAACATTGTTCCGCGAGATATATATAGAATCAATAAACTGATAAGTAGAATTACAAAGAAAACCTGAAACCTTCCTGTGAATTTAACGCTTGTCAGGTTGAGAATTATAAAAAAAACACAGAATCCTATAGAAATGAGTTTAATCTGCCAATCTGTGATATTTGGATTGATCAATGTTGCAAATACACCAATGCCAACTAATGAGAACGCGCTTTTAAGACTGAGTGAAAACCAACTGGCGAATCCACCCATTGTGCCTGCCGCTGAGCCCATGCTTCGCTCAATAAAGAAGTAATCGCCGCCGGCTTTAGGCATAGCTGTAGTCAGCTCAGCCTCAGAAAATAACGCGGGTAGAATGAGTATGCCTGCCAGGATATAGACAAGGATCACAGCCGGACCAACTTTAGCATAGATCAGTCCAGGAAGGATAAACAGTCCTGAACTAATCATTGCACCAGCAGCAATGCAAAATACATCAATACCACCAAGCTGACGGACCAATCTATTATACATAATCCATTTCTTTTAGATTAACATTATTTACACCATATTATACTGCTAAATTTCATAATTGCGAGAACTTTTAGAAAAACGCAAGATATTACAAATTAAGGCAATATAATTTGAGAAATATAGTTTATGTTAAAGATATACTCCCTCAAAAAGGAGTATTAACTATGATGACAGATTTAAAAATTGCACAAGCTGCAAAACTTAAACCAATTCAGGAGATTGCCAAAAATATTGGTCTAAAAGATGATGAACTAGAATTGTATGGTAAGTACAAGGCAAAAATTATTCTTGAAGTCCAAGACAGGTTACATACACAATCAAATGGCAAGTATATTGATGTAACAGCCATTACTCCTACTCCTCTTGGTGAAGGGAAAACAGTTACAACTATTGGCCTGAGTATGGCACTCAACAGAATAGGCAAAAAGACAATTACTGCAATAAGACAGCCTTCAATGGGTCCCACATTTGGAATTAAAGGTGGCGCAGCAGGCGGAGGATATTCACAAGTTATACCTATGGAGGATTTCAATCTTCATCTTACAGGAGATATACACGCTGTAGGAGTAGCTCATAACCTTCTTGCAGCATTTATTGACAACTCTCTTCAGAAAAAGAATCCATTAAATATAGATCCATTTAGTATCACATGGCGCCGTGTTGTTGATATCAGCGATAGAGCTCTGAGAAATATTGTAATAGGTCTGGGCGGCAAGATAGATGGAGTTCCTAGAGAAACCGGTTTTGATATAACTGTAGCTTCAGAAGTTATGGCAATCCTTGCTTTAACAACAGGCTTAAAAGATTTAAGAAAAAGGTTGGGCAAAATAGTAATTGGTTACACAAGAGATGAGGAGCCTGTAACAGCGGAAGATCTTAAATGCGCAGGCGCAATGACTGTTCTGATGAAGGACGCGATAAAGCCAACTTTAATGCAGACATTAGAGAATACGCCTGTGTTTGTGCATGCAGGCCCATTTGCAAATATTGCACACGGCAATAGTTCTATACTGGCTGACAAAATAGGATTAAAACTTGCTGATTATGTAGTAACAGAGAGTGGATTTGGAGCAGATTGCGGAGCAGAAAAATTTCTTAACATCAAATGCCGTTATAGTAAACTAATTCCCGATGCGGCTGTAATAGTATGTACTGTCAGGGCACTTAAGATGCACAGCGGTGATTTTACGGTCGTTGCAGGAAAGCCGCTTGATGAGGGATTAATCAAAGAAAATCTGGATGCTATTGAGCGTGGAGCTTGTAATTTAGAGAAACATATTGAAAATATAAAATTGTTTGGAATCCCTGTAGTAGTTGCTGTAAATAGATTCACTACTGATACAGATAAAGAAATAGAGTTAATAAGAGGAATAGCTAAAGGGGCTGGCGCAGAAGATGCAGTTGAAAGTACTGTATGGGCTGAAGGAGGTAAGGGAGGAGAAGAACTTGCAAAGAAGGTTGTTGAAGTTGCAGAGAAACCCAGTAATTTTAAATTTCTATATGATTTAGAACAATCAATAGAAGAGAAGATGACTATCATTGCAAAAAAGATTTATGGAGCTGATGGGATAGATATTTCTCCTGTGGTTAGAAAGAAGATCCGTATGTATGAAAAAAATGGGCTTGATAAACTACCTATCTGTATGGCAAAGACACATCTTTCACTTTCTCATGATCCAAAATTAAAAGGAAGACCAAAAGGTTTCACAGTTCCAATAAAAGACATTAGGCTATCTGCAGGAGCAGGTTTTCTTTACCCTCTACTTGGAGACATGAGAACAATGCCAGGACTTCCGACTACCCCTGCTGGTACAAAGATAGATATTGATAGTACAGGCAAAACTGTTGGGTTGTTTTAATAATTTAAAAAAAAGGACTTGTATTTTTTTTAAACTTAATTAGAATTAGATAAGCGTTTGAAAAATTAACTTTGGAAGGAGGTGTAGAAGTATGTGGAGTTTAATTGGGGGAATAGCTGCTATAGTCCTTGGAGCTCTGGGATTAAAAATATGGTGGTTGCTTTTTCTGAAAGGGCTTGCTGCTACTGTTCCGGCAATGTTGGTTCTTGGCGGTATAGCTGCCGTTGCTGCTGGCATCAG harbors:
- a CDS encoding GntR family transcriptional regulator — protein: MVILKSSSVTDSLERDLLEQIQKGLLKPGDFLLPVRELSKKYKISYNSVRKTTDKLSRQGLLTSWQGKGIVVTEPARDEEIINIGFLFCTIFAKIPSDPFMVKVFNGIQRQLKKQRTHLASFSVSEDDQKKLLIPRPVLEKEIKGLLVMGHIMPKYILKLKKLTIPMVIIDTHIIKGIDSISTDNINSAYMAVEYLASLGHRRIAIIFQQLQDQSLHIGRFRGYKLVIDALGLEYDQSIVKVVDFISDGGYRAMKKILSTSPLPTAIFAGNDIIAINAMRAIREKGLRIPDDISIIGFDDIEIARYSDPPLTTMRVLKEEIGKLAAARLTDIIEGKEENAVAISVMAELVKRKSCRKLKTGGIR
- a CDS encoding formate--tetrahydrofolate ligase; translation: MMTDLKIAQAAKLKPIQEIAKNIGLKDDELELYGKYKAKIILEVQDRLHTQSNGKYIDVTAITPTPLGEGKTVTTIGLSMALNRIGKKTITAIRQPSMGPTFGIKGGAAGGGYSQVIPMEDFNLHLTGDIHAVGVAHNLLAAFIDNSLQKKNPLNIDPFSITWRRVVDISDRALRNIVIGLGGKIDGVPRETGFDITVASEVMAILALTTGLKDLRKRLGKIVIGYTRDEEPVTAEDLKCAGAMTVLMKDAIKPTLMQTLENTPVFVHAGPFANIAHGNSSILADKIGLKLADYVVTESGFGADCGAEKFLNIKCRYSKLIPDAAVIVCTVRALKMHSGDFTVVAGKPLDEGLIKENLDAIERGACNLEKHIENIKLFGIPVVVAVNRFTTDTDKEIELIRGIAKGAGAEDAVESTVWAEGGKGGEELAKKVVEVAEKPSNFKFLYDLEQSIEEKMTIIAKKIYGADGIDISPVVRKKIRMYEKNGLDKLPICMAKTHLSLSHDPKLKGRPKGFTVPIKDIRLSAGAGFLYPLLGDMRTMPGLPTTPAGTKIDIDSTGKTVGLF
- a CDS encoding amino acid permease, yielding MYNRLVRQLGGIDVFCIAAGAMISSGLFILPGLIYAKVGPAVILVYILAGILILPALFSEAELTTAMPKAGGDYFFIERSMGSAAGTMGGFASWFSLSLKSAFSLVGIGVFATLINPNITDWQIKLISIGFCVFFIILNLTSVKFTGRFQVFFVILLISLLILYISRGTMFIDVNRYTPFMLSDKHALFAAAGMVFISFCGLTKVASVAEEVKNPTKNIPYGMILAFCVVLLLYGLAIFVTVGLLDKHELAHSLTPISTGGYKIFGKIGSLVMAIAAILAFITTANAGILAASRFPMAMSRDQLLPGFLANINKRFNTPHFSIIFTGIFMIIVMLFLNLENLVKVASTMQLVLFIFAFLACIVMRESKILNYKPTFRSPLYPWLQIAGIICYGFLIYEMGTIAILGTGSFILACILWHRIYVRKISMRKSALIHIVERITAKEIAGDSLGAELREVLKERDKIIEDRFDELVKRCKVIDITKQATLKEFFAIIAEKLASRLNMDAKQVLDSLIAREKTSTTVIKPGLAIPHIIIDGKHKFELVIVRCEAGINFIESSTPVYAVFILVGTRDERNFHLRALSAIAQITQDANFDKDWLHAKSIEGLRDIILLGKRHRE
- a CDS encoding sugar phosphate isomerase/epimerase codes for the protein MAICVDTNHSNIKENLIEVIKLSGKRIIDVHISDNHGIEEEHLPPGDGIIDFPQVVRTLKNLGYKGPLTPYVLS